Proteins found in one Epinephelus fuscoguttatus linkage group LG4, E.fuscoguttatus.final_Chr_v1 genomic segment:
- the si:dkeyp-59c12.1 gene encoding ras-related and estrogen-regulated growth inhibitor-like protein, whose translation MDANIVVMGTESVGKSALTVRLLTRRFIGEYGDIESIYSHSFMVDGREITLNIWDSPYSGDLSEETSLFKKKVQWADGYVLVYSICDRASFNAVSRLIQTIKSTKDYLNADKAPIVIVGNKRDLHHRRTVLSEEGRLLALNTDCHFYEVSAAENYHSVLVVFHGLVDRLKDAKVTTKRPLGFRGIVKSMSAVFARRRTDSL comes from the exons ATGGATGCCAACATTGTTGTTATGGGGACAGAAAGCGTCGGGAAATCAG CTCTGACTGTGCGCCTCTTAACTCGACGCTTCATCGGAGAGTATGGAGATATTG AATCCATCTACAGTCACAGTTTTATGGTCGATGGGAGGGAAATCACTCTCAACATCTGGGACTCACCTTATTCTGGG GATTTGTCTGAGGAGACATCACTCTTTAAGAAGAAGGTCCAGTGGGCAGATGGCTACGTCCTTGTCTACAGCATCTGTGACAGGGCCAGTTTCAATGCCGTCAGCAGACTCATTCAGACCATCAAGTCCACTAAAGACTACCTGAATGCAGACAAAGCGCCCATAGTGATTGTGGGCAACAAGAGGGACCTGCACCACAGACGGACAGTGCTGAGCGAGGAGGGCCGGCTGCTGGCTCTCAACACGGACTGCCACTTCTATGAGGTATCGGCTGCCGAGAATTACCACAGCGTGCTCGTGGTGTTTCACGGGCTGGTGGACAGGTTGAAGGACGCCAAGGTGACAACGAAGAGGCCTCTGGGGTTCAGGGGTATAGTGAAAAGCATGTCTGCGGTGTTTGCCCGGAGACGGACAGACTCCTTGTAG